The following proteins are co-located in the Desulfurococcus amylolyticus Z-533 genome:
- a CDS encoding biotin carboxylase N-terminal domain-containing protein, translating to MSRRILIANKGEVAVRIARTLIEKGYHPLGVYVSNDELSPHRRYMVEEAKISSYTNTEEIIEAALELGAEAIHPGYGLLESEPGFSQEVARRGLIFVGPPPGQIEFARDKLAVKTLAEKLEIPTLPWSLVKNEEDLEEFVRTYGYPLILKPVKGNWGRGLRILWSEKDRDQLKTLIKEAEKIYRDSRIYVEPYITNVKHIEIQLIGDGEKVIHLYDRECSIQDNYMKILVEAPSTLQVNGLREKILNYALSIGEAMRLRNLATIEFLYDARSRSVFLNEVNMGLSPEHAVTEAVTRIDLVEKQVEAALYSTIGLKQENVSLNGWAFQAKVFNKNIFRDEPSSGLIKTYNEPNGLGVACDTGIAPGVKVRDEYTLLVKVLAWGSSRLIALNRLKRALNDIYINGVHTNIPVLREILDSKDVENGIYNTRFLVEKRDEIISKLRERMLLHAIASISLIEYGSKEARKILGEGKLSTEKIMENASRTKRTAWFYYARLRERIRRK from the coding sequence ATGTCTAGGAGGATACTTATTGCTAATAAGGGAGAGGTGGCTGTAAGGATAGCCCGTACCCTTATTGAAAAAGGATACCACCCCTTAGGAGTATATGTCAGCAACGATGAGTTGAGCCCCCATAGAAGATACATGGTTGAAGAGGCGAAGATATCGAGCTACACAAACACAGAGGAGATTATTGAGGCTGCATTAGAGCTCGGTGCAGAAGCCATACACCCAGGGTACGGCTTACTCGAGAGCGAACCGGGGTTTTCCCAGGAGGTTGCACGCAGGGGATTAATATTCGTTGGCCCACCGCCTGGTCAAATAGAATTTGCTCGTGATAAACTAGCTGTCAAAACACTGGCGGAGAAGCTTGAAATACCGACCCTTCCATGGAGCCTTGTGAAAAACGAGGAGGATCTCGAGGAATTCGTAAGAACGTATGGCTATCCATTAATACTTAAACCCGTAAAAGGTAACTGGGGTAGGGGGCTTAGGATACTGTGGAGCGAGAAGGATCGAGACCAATTGAAGACCCTTATCAAGGAAGCCGAGAAAATATACAGGGATTCAAGGATATATGTCGAGCCATATATAACAAACGTTAAACACATAGAGATACAATTAATTGGTGACGGGGAGAAAGTAATTCATTTATATGATAGGGAATGCAGTATCCAGGATAACTACATGAAAATCCTTGTGGAGGCTCCCTCCACACTCCAAGTTAATGGTTTACGGGAAAAAATACTCAATTACGCCTTGTCAATCGGGGAAGCTATGAGGCTGAGAAATCTTGCAACAATAGAGTTTCTATATGATGCAAGAAGTCGCAGTGTCTTCCTTAATGAAGTAAACATGGGTCTATCCCCTGAGCACGCTGTCACAGAGGCTGTCACTAGGATTGACCTAGTTGAGAAGCAGGTTGAGGCGGCCCTATATTCTACAATAGGATTGAAGCAAGAAAACGTCTCATTGAATGGGTGGGCTTTCCAGGCCAAGGTATTTAATAAAAACATATTCAGGGATGAGCCTTCAAGCGGCTTAATTAAGACTTATAACGAGCCCAACGGCTTAGGAGTAGCATGTGACACTGGGATAGCTCCAGGAGTTAAGGTAAGAGACGAGTACACCCTCTTGGTTAAGGTGCTTGCCTGGGGGAGCAGTAGGCTTATAGCTTTAAATAGGCTGAAGCGTGCCTTAAACGATATATATATCAATGGAGTGCACACCAATATACCAGTGCTAAGGGAGATCCTTGACTCGAAGGATGTTGAAAACGGGATCTACAACACCAGATTCCTCGTGGAGAAGAGGGATGAAATTATCTCTAAGCTCAGAGAAAGAATGCTGCTCCACGCTATCGCATCTATCTCCCTGATCGAGTACGGTAGTAAGGAGGCAAGGAAAATACTTGGAGAAGGCAAGTTGAGTACTGAGAAGATAATGGAGAATGCTTCAAGAACAAAGAGGACAGCATGGTTCTACTACGCCAGGCTAAGGGAGAGGATTAGGAGAAAATAA
- a CDS encoding cyclic 2,3-diphosphoglycerate synthase, giving the protein MARKVVILGASGRDFHNFNMFYRDNPNYRVVAFLQTQIPGISGRRYPPSLAGSLYPDGIPVLSMDYLEKIVKTYGVEEAVLAYSDLTYSELGSVLSRVTSLGLTFKILGPMDTMLESIKPLIAVTGVKTGAGKSMVSREVALELKRRGLRVGVVRHPMPYGDLEKSVVQSFHSFEDLDRYNATIEEREEYEHYLRLGFSVYAGVDYGRILRVLESENDIILWDGGNNDWPFYKPDFMITVADAMRPGIEVSSFPGEVNLRMCDAVIINKVDQARPGAVEKIKENIKSRNPNAYVSLGESVVTVDNPKLIEGRRVLVIEDSPTVTHGGAPYAAGYVAALKHGAQPVDPRPFATGFFQKIYEEYPHMGPVLPSTGYRPEQLKELEETIRRAPVDAVVLGTPSDITRLIKLDKPVVRVEFKLKIVEGPTIKEYVDMFMEKARKKVL; this is encoded by the coding sequence ATGGCCAGGAAGGTAGTTATACTGGGGGCTAGTGGAAGAGATTTCCACAACTTCAACATGTTCTATAGGGATAACCCTAACTATAGGGTCGTAGCATTTCTCCAGACCCAGATACCGGGTATCTCGGGCAGGCGTTATCCACCATCGCTGGCTGGATCATTATATCCCGATGGTATCCCGGTTCTAAGCATGGATTACCTGGAGAAAATAGTTAAGACGTATGGGGTGGAAGAGGCTGTACTAGCCTACAGTGATTTAACTTATAGTGAATTAGGCTCAGTCCTCTCCCGTGTTACATCCCTAGGGTTAACCTTCAAGATCCTGGGTCCCATGGATACCATGCTTGAGAGTATAAAGCCTCTCATAGCTGTTACAGGTGTTAAAACAGGAGCCGGTAAAAGCATGGTTTCAAGAGAAGTAGCCCTTGAATTGAAGAGACGGGGGCTGAGGGTTGGGGTGGTTAGACATCCGATGCCATATGGGGATCTAGAGAAATCAGTTGTTCAGAGTTTCCACAGCTTTGAGGACCTGGATAGGTATAATGCAACAATAGAGGAGAGGGAGGAATATGAGCACTACTTGAGGCTAGGGTTCTCGGTTTACGCCGGGGTTGACTATGGTAGGATACTTAGAGTACTTGAATCCGAGAACGATATAATACTATGGGATGGAGGCAATAATGACTGGCCATTCTATAAGCCAGACTTCATGATAACTGTTGCAGACGCTATGAGGCCTGGCATAGAGGTTTCATCGTTCCCAGGTGAGGTAAACCTCAGGATGTGTGATGCAGTAATAATAAACAAGGTTGATCAAGCCAGACCAGGGGCTGTTGAGAAAATAAAGGAGAATATAAAGAGCAGGAATCCCAATGCATATGTAAGCCTGGGAGAAAGCGTTGTCACAGTAGATAACCCCAAGCTAATCGAGGGTAGAAGGGTATTAGTTATCGAGGACTCACCCACTGTAACGCATGGCGGAGCACCATACGCGGCTGGCTATGTAGCAGCATTGAAGCATGGGGCTCAACCAGTTGATCCACGGCCATTCGCAACCGGCTTCTTCCAGAAAATATATGAGGAGTACCCACATATGGGCCCGGTTCTCCCGAGCACAGGGTATAGGCCAGAACAATTGAAGGAGCTTGAGGAAACCATAAGGAGGGCTCCGGTAGATGCTGTTGTGCTTGGAACACCCTCAGACATAACCAGGCTTATAAAACTGGATAAACCGGTTGTGAGAGTAGAGTTTAAACTGAAGATTGTTGAGGGGCCCACGATAAAGGAGTATGTTGACATGTTTATGGAGAAGGCGAGGAAAAAAGTCTTGTAG
- a CDS encoding metallophosphoesterase family protein: MNKWAMYILIILASLLVPPIATPLLNADASTVVPLYVKTRIVIPDNLPWYPLIVIGDNRPPDVNAVDPPEVFYQAINEAENALPLAVIGLGDNVGLGTPEQYDRLYGILNRTRLENIWMIPGNHDVTYSGLNATGIDLWRQYIGSDNITIDDIPGWRIALINSEADITTWGNQVKAVYNYTGGKHLILGFHRPLYPNVNHNLKIGYDTVLLNYMNNYGWPALVLQAHFHAWVKYSYNNTEFLIVGSAGSPLYSCSDVITPGAECSSVYHYLVLILYPNGTYTYTPIALGDDSGTLKVIPLNTTAYSVVNSKKNIYREPVEYPVRLRFTAGKTVINIVAKIPASASVVFSIDPVTHRLYISQNLDYYVYIMQGTSDQPIVINGIPEGLDLSQFIQGEEISVETPSQVVKTETVTSTTVAYITRTVTKPTTITETTTVTQPTTIYTTVSIVETQKITWTTTVTNTTTITETFTERISSGEDYIYLVIVLTIAFLTGLVYVLTRKKT; encoded by the coding sequence TTGAATAAATGGGCTATGTACATCCTGATAATCCTGGCATCACTGCTTGTCCCGCCAATTGCAACACCTCTTTTAAATGCTGATGCATCAACCGTGGTGCCATTATACGTGAAAACCCGTATCGTGATCCCGGATAATCTACCATGGTATCCTTTAATAGTGATCGGTGACAATAGGCCCCCGGATGTGAACGCTGTGGATCCACCAGAGGTATTCTACCAGGCTATAAACGAAGCGGAGAATGCTCTTCCGCTAGCCGTGATAGGGCTTGGAGATAACGTGGGATTAGGCACACCTGAACAGTATGATAGATTATATGGAATCCTTAATAGGACCCGTCTAGAAAACATTTGGATGATACCTGGAAACCATGACGTGACCTATAGTGGATTAAATGCCACGGGCATCGATCTATGGAGACAGTATATAGGGTCAGACAATATCACTATTGACGATATACCTGGGTGGAGAATAGCCCTGATTAATTCCGAGGCAGATATAACTACGTGGGGTAACCAGGTTAAGGCTGTATATAATTACACCGGGGGTAAACACCTAATACTTGGATTCCATAGGCCCCTCTACCCAAATGTAAACCATAACCTGAAAATAGGATATGATACCGTGTTATTGAATTACATGAATAACTATGGATGGCCGGCCCTAGTGCTACAGGCACACTTCCATGCATGGGTTAAATATAGTTACAATAATACAGAGTTCCTCATAGTAGGTAGTGCTGGTTCTCCATTGTATTCCTGTAGTGATGTAATAACACCTGGCGCTGAGTGCAGTAGTGTATACCACTACCTAGTGTTAATCCTTTATCCTAATGGAACATACACGTATACCCCAATAGCACTGGGTGATGATAGTGGGACATTAAAAGTGATACCATTGAATACAACAGCTTATTCGGTGGTTAACTCGAAGAAAAACATATATAGGGAGCCAGTTGAATACCCTGTGAGGCTACGCTTTACAGCAGGGAAGACAGTGATAAACATTGTAGCCAAGATACCAGCGTCAGCCAGCGTGGTATTCTCAATAGATCCCGTTACACATAGGCTATATATCTCTCAAAACCTCGATTACTATGTGTATATCATGCAGGGAACTAGTGACCAGCCAATAGTTATCAATGGTATACCTGAAGGACTAGACTTATCACAGTTTATACAAGGTGAAGAAATCTCTGTAGAGACACCTAGCCAAGTAGTGAAAACTGAAACAGTTACATCAACCACTGTCGCATACATCACTAGAACAGTGACTAAGCCGACAACAATAACTGAGACAACTACTGTGACTCAGCCCACTACAATATATACAACGGTATCTATTGTAGAGACGCAAAAGATAACGTGGACAACCACAGTGACCAATACCACAACAATAACCGAGACGTTTACGGAGAGAATTAGTAGTGGAGAAGACTACATCTACTTAGTGATAGTGTTGACTATAGCGTTCCTGACTGGACTAGTCTATGTTTTAACCAGGAAAAAGACGTAG
- the ppsA gene encoding phosphoenolpyruvate synthase encodes MNKENKFVLWLEEVRKEDVPLVGGKNANLGEMINAGIPVPPGFAVTAYAFKYFLEKTGLGEKIYGMLRKLDVNNTKELEETTAKIREMIMNQPMPPEVEEEIKKYYIELAKKLGMDPNKLRVAVRSSATAEDLPEASFAGQQDTYLNVYGADSVVYHVKRCWASLFTARATFYRVAQGIPHEKTFMSVTVQKMVNSRSAGVMFTLHPVTGDENVVVIEGSWGLGESVVGGKVTPDEFVVDKKTLSIVEKHINRKIFMITFDPALGKNVHLKWDDQKGRWVAEEGENISPPLAQVANPDKQALTEEEVRKLAELALLIQRHYGKHMDIEWAIDSDLQFPANVFIVQARPETVWSTRKAKEAEKKPEEVKGKTVKLGEAKVLIRGLPASPGIGAGVAKVIFDPKSKEAMEFKEGDILVTKMTDPDWVPLMKKARAIVTDEGGMTSHAAIVSRELGIPAVVGTGNATQVIKSGVEVTVDGGRGVIYEGIVEELVKPKAEAKTEGVVAAVGISPEQLLPLYPVTATRIYMNLGEPDAIEKYKDLPFDGIGLMRIEFIFTDWVQYHPLYLIEIGKPEIVVNKLAEGIAKVAQAIYPRPVVVRFSDFKTNEYRGLKGGEKYEPEERNPMIGWRGVSRYIHPKYEPGFRLEVRAIRKVREEMGLSNVWVMFPFVRTTWELDKAIKIMEEEGLKRSKDFKVWAMAEVPSIALLADKFAEYVDGFSIGSNDLTQLVLGADRDSNILAEMGYFDERDPAVLEAIRMIIEKAHSKGATVSICGQAPSVYPEIVEFLVRLGIDSISVNPDAVISTRRLVASVERKIMLERLNKIIEKLKDFE; translated from the coding sequence ATGAATAAGGAGAACAAGTTCGTTCTATGGCTTGAGGAAGTTAGAAAAGAAGATGTCCCATTGGTTGGAGGTAAGAATGCAAACCTCGGAGAAATGATTAATGCTGGGATCCCAGTACCACCTGGATTTGCTGTTACAGCATACGCATTCAAGTACTTCCTTGAGAAGACGGGGCTTGGCGAGAAAATATATGGCATGCTGAGGAAGCTCGATGTAAACAATACTAAGGAACTTGAGGAGACAACCGCGAAAATAAGAGAAATGATAATGAACCAGCCTATGCCTCCAGAAGTAGAGGAGGAGATAAAGAAGTACTATATCGAGCTGGCAAAGAAGCTAGGTATGGATCCAAACAAGCTTAGAGTAGCTGTTAGAAGTAGTGCTACAGCAGAGGACCTGCCAGAGGCTAGTTTCGCTGGACAACAGGACACCTACCTAAACGTGTATGGAGCCGACAGCGTAGTATACCATGTTAAGAGATGCTGGGCAAGCCTCTTCACCGCAAGAGCAACATTCTACCGTGTTGCCCAGGGCATTCCACACGAGAAAACATTCATGAGTGTAACGGTTCAGAAGATGGTTAACAGCAGAAGTGCAGGCGTAATGTTCACACTTCACCCTGTAACAGGAGATGAGAATGTCGTAGTGATAGAGGGTAGCTGGGGTCTAGGTGAGTCAGTCGTAGGCGGTAAGGTTACTCCCGACGAGTTCGTTGTGGATAAGAAGACACTTAGCATAGTGGAAAAGCACATCAATAGAAAGATATTCATGATAACATTCGATCCAGCTCTAGGTAAAAACGTCCACTTGAAATGGGATGATCAGAAAGGTAGGTGGGTTGCTGAGGAAGGCGAAAACATTAGCCCGCCCCTAGCTCAGGTAGCCAATCCAGATAAGCAGGCATTGACAGAGGAAGAGGTTAGGAAGCTTGCTGAGCTGGCATTATTGATCCAGAGGCACTATGGTAAACACATGGATATTGAGTGGGCAATCGACTCTGACCTACAGTTCCCAGCCAACGTATTTATTGTGCAGGCAAGACCAGAGACGGTTTGGAGTACCAGGAAGGCTAAGGAAGCCGAAAAGAAACCAGAGGAGGTAAAGGGTAAAACCGTGAAGCTAGGTGAAGCAAAAGTACTAATTAGGGGGCTGCCAGCTTCACCAGGTATTGGTGCTGGTGTTGCTAAAGTCATATTCGACCCGAAGAGCAAGGAGGCCATGGAGTTCAAGGAAGGTGACATACTGGTAACAAAGATGACTGATCCTGATTGGGTACCATTAATGAAGAAAGCTAGAGCAATAGTAACCGATGAGGGAGGTATGACAAGTCACGCTGCAATAGTTAGCCGTGAGCTGGGTATTCCAGCAGTCGTTGGAACAGGCAATGCCACACAGGTCATTAAATCTGGTGTGGAGGTAACTGTTGATGGTGGCAGGGGAGTAATATATGAGGGTATAGTTGAGGAACTAGTAAAGCCAAAAGCTGAGGCGAAGACCGAGGGAGTAGTTGCAGCAGTAGGTATCAGCCCTGAGCAACTACTGCCATTATACCCTGTCACAGCTACAAGGATATACATGAACCTCGGTGAGCCAGACGCTATTGAGAAATACAAGGATCTACCCTTCGATGGCATAGGCCTAATGAGGATAGAGTTCATATTCACTGACTGGGTACAGTATCACCCATTATATCTAATTGAGATAGGTAAGCCGGAAATAGTCGTCAACAAGCTGGCTGAGGGTATAGCTAAGGTTGCACAGGCAATATATCCAAGGCCAGTTGTAGTGAGATTCAGCGACTTCAAGACAAATGAGTACCGTGGATTGAAAGGCGGCGAGAAATATGAGCCTGAGGAGAGGAACCCGATGATAGGATGGCGTGGAGTCAGCAGGTACATTCACCCGAAGTATGAGCCAGGCTTCAGGTTAGAGGTTAGAGCCATTAGGAAAGTAAGAGAAGAAATGGGATTAAGCAACGTATGGGTAATGTTCCCATTTGTCAGGACAACGTGGGAGCTTGATAAAGCCATTAAGATAATGGAGGAGGAGGGATTAAAGAGGAGTAAGGACTTCAAGGTATGGGCAATGGCTGAGGTACCAAGCATAGCACTACTGGCTGATAAGTTCGCTGAGTACGTTGATGGATTCAGTATAGGTAGCAACGACCTCACGCAGTTGGTGCTTGGTGCAGACAGAGACAGCAATATACTCGCTGAAATGGGCTACTTTGATGAGAGAGATCCAGCTGTACTAGAAGCGATTAGAATGATAATTGAGAAGGCTCATAGTAAGGGAGCTACTGTAAGCATTTGTGGGCAAGCTCCAAGCGTATACCCAGAGATAGTGGAGTTCCTGGTAAGGCTAGGAATAGACAGCATAAGTGTCAACCCAGACGCAGTGATATCAACAAGGAGGCTAGTGGCAAGCGTTGAGAGAAAGATCATGTTAGAGAGGCTGAATAAGATAATTGAGAAGCTGAAGGACTTCGAGTAA
- a CDS encoding PINc/VapC family ATPase: protein MALRIAGETIYVPDLTALTQGAVSRLIDEGSVSGRIVIHRAMLQLLEYNASKGRVIGYAGLEELRRLRQYNDTGIIKLEFAGERLRGFIEDEEQLVGEVNSLIREYAYSVNGVLITGNELQYQVAKSMGIQVVLVKDKERGRLGFEKYFSENTMSVHLKEGVVPVAKIGRPGEWKFVKLSDAPLTRQEIEQMANEIIEATRSRSDAFIEIDRAGSTIVQLGAYRIVITRPPLSDGWEITAVRPLKKLRLEDYNLPPELVKRLNERAEGILIAGAPGMGKTTFAQALAEYYMRMNRVVKTIESPRDMILPPDITQYSKHYADTGELHDILLLSRPDYTVFDEMRNDEDFKLFADLRLAGIGMIGVVHATTPIDAIQRFIGRVELGMIPSIIDTVIFIKNGQIDKVYEVKMTVKLPTGLREAELSRPVIEVKDFLTGELEYEIYTFGEQTIVVPVKKLRGKQGIHEKIIEEIGKIMPEVDVRMENGDIVITLSRQDLKKYNRRIKRLRKLEEKYNIPVRVKVEE, encoded by the coding sequence GTGGCTCTGAGAATTGCTGGTGAAACCATATATGTACCAGATCTAACGGCTCTTACACAGGGAGCCGTATCCAGGTTGATTGATGAGGGAAGCGTTAGCGGTAGAATAGTTATCCATAGAGCTATGCTCCAGCTGTTAGAGTACAATGCCTCGAAAGGCAGGGTTATAGGTTACGCAGGTCTCGAGGAACTTCGCAGGCTACGACAATACAATGATACAGGGATAATCAAGCTCGAGTTCGCTGGTGAAAGGCTTAGGGGGTTCATTGAGGACGAGGAGCAATTAGTCGGCGAGGTGAACTCCCTTATAAGGGAATATGCTTACTCTGTTAACGGTGTATTAATAACGGGTAATGAGCTACAGTACCAAGTGGCTAAATCCATGGGCATACAGGTTGTGCTGGTCAAGGATAAGGAGCGTGGAAGACTAGGGTTCGAGAAATACTTTTCCGAGAACACCATGAGCGTGCACTTAAAGGAGGGGGTGGTACCAGTAGCCAAGATTGGTAGGCCAGGCGAATGGAAGTTCGTGAAGCTAAGTGATGCCCCGTTAACCAGGCAGGAGATCGAGCAGATGGCTAATGAGATAATAGAGGCTACTAGGAGTAGAAGCGATGCCTTCATAGAGATAGATCGAGCCGGCTCCACCATAGTCCAGCTGGGAGCCTACAGGATAGTTATAACGAGGCCCCCTTTAAGCGATGGATGGGAGATCACGGCTGTGAGGCCATTGAAGAAACTGAGACTAGAGGACTATAATCTCCCGCCGGAGCTGGTTAAAAGGCTCAATGAAAGGGCTGAGGGTATACTCATAGCTGGTGCACCAGGGATGGGTAAGACGACCTTTGCTCAAGCCCTAGCGGAGTACTACATGAGGATGAATAGGGTTGTGAAGACCATTGAGTCGCCTAGGGATATGATACTTCCACCAGATATAACCCAGTATAGCAAACACTATGCTGACACAGGGGAATTACACGACATCTTATTGTTATCGAGGCCTGATTACACGGTCTTCGATGAGATGAGGAATGATGAAGACTTCAAGCTATTCGCTGATCTAAGACTAGCCGGAATAGGAATGATTGGGGTTGTACATGCCACGACACCTATAGACGCCATCCAGAGATTCATTGGAAGGGTTGAACTCGGAATGATCCCCTCGATAATAGACACTGTGATCTTCATTAAGAATGGACAGATAGACAAGGTATACGAGGTCAAGATGACTGTGAAACTACCAACTGGGTTACGTGAGGCAGAGTTATCAAGGCCAGTGATAGAGGTGAAGGATTTCCTCACCGGTGAGCTAGAATATGAAATATACACTTTCGGCGAGCAGACGATAGTGGTACCAGTTAAAAAACTACGTGGTAAGCAGGGCATCCACGAGAAGATTATTGAGGAGATCGGTAAGATCATGCCTGAGGTAGATGTGAGAATGGAAAACGGTGATATAGTGATCACTCTATCAAGACAGGACTTAAAGAAGTATAATAGAAGGATTAAGAGGCTTAGGAAGCTTGAGGAAAAGTATAATATACCTGTGAGAGTTAAGGTGGAGGAGTAA
- the hjc gene encoding Holliday junction resolvase Hjc, whose amino-acid sequence MSNRSRGFSHERDLVRRLWDHGFAVIRAPASGSRARHVKYPDIVAIYHGKIVAMEVKTIKEERTIYVRREQVEKLQEFSRRAGATPFIAVKFVGSGEWFLIPIEKLAGSEGGAFKIPVETVKNSLRLKALISMIKGDKSILDYTMR is encoded by the coding sequence ATGAGTAATAGGTCTAGGGGTTTTTCTCATGAGAGGGATTTAGTTAGGAGGCTGTGGGATCATGGTTTCGCAGTTATTAGGGCTCCTGCAAGTGGTAGTAGAGCTAGGCACGTCAAATACCCTGATATAGTAGCTATCTACCATGGTAAAATAGTGGCCATGGAGGTTAAGACTATTAAGGAGGAGAGAACAATCTATGTTAGAAGGGAGCAGGTGGAGAAGCTACAAGAGTTCTCAAGGAGGGCTGGCGCAACACCATTCATAGCTGTTAAATTCGTTGGAAGCGGGGAATGGTTCCTTATACCCATCGAGAAACTCGCCGGATCGGAGGGAGGCGCCTTCAAGATCCCGGTTGAAACCGTGAAAAACAGCCTCAGGCTCAAAGCATTAATCTCAATGATTAAGGGGGATAAGAGTATACTGGATTATACTATGCGGTGA